One window of the Candidatus Eisenbacteria bacterium genome contains the following:
- a CDS encoding FAD-binding oxidoreductase, with amino-acid sequence MSHDAIVIGGGIIGCSTAWHLARRGARVTVLEREARVGLGSTARSTAIVRQRYSHEAAMALALEGLREWERWSDRVPPGDQGKRASLRNCGVLFLLPAGEPSTPQLARSMRQVGIVAEQLDRDALAQRFPTLQFDADESVEGLYEPEGGYVDAPEQATRDVARAAAAAGANIVTGARVREVLTEWRDGGLSVRGVRTDANELLEAPTVINCAGPHSGWVNLVARSPLALQTAPLRQVVLHATATSQAERLAALPVIADLRHGYYLRPDPERLRIGAVWPEDETEWIAEADAHEPTAERAVLQRRLEAARKRVPWLEPDQIMGLVGLYDVTVQDWYPIVDRTDTRGYFVAIGTSGAWFKAAPVIGWLASEVVTANVSGRNTDAQPLELTLPNTGYRFPMSLFSRRRTPVPLAYGGGVLG; translated from the coding sequence GTGAGCCACGACGCGATCGTCATCGGCGGCGGCATCATCGGCTGCTCGACTGCGTGGCACCTCGCGCGCCGCGGGGCCCGCGTCACGGTGCTCGAGCGCGAGGCTCGCGTCGGGCTCGGTTCGACTGCGCGCTCGACCGCGATCGTTCGCCAGCGCTACAGCCACGAGGCGGCGATGGCGCTGGCGCTCGAGGGCCTGCGCGAATGGGAACGCTGGTCCGATCGGGTGCCTCCCGGTGATCAGGGCAAGCGAGCGTCACTTCGCAATTGTGGCGTGCTGTTCCTGCTGCCGGCCGGCGAGCCCAGCACGCCGCAGCTCGCACGCTCGATGCGGCAGGTGGGAATCGTCGCCGAGCAGCTCGATCGCGACGCGCTGGCGCAGCGCTTTCCGACGCTTCAGTTCGATGCGGACGAGTCAGTCGAAGGGCTCTACGAGCCCGAAGGCGGCTACGTCGACGCGCCCGAGCAGGCGACGCGCGACGTGGCTCGCGCGGCCGCCGCGGCGGGCGCCAACATCGTGACCGGTGCGCGCGTGCGCGAGGTGCTCACCGAGTGGCGCGACGGCGGCCTGTCGGTGCGAGGGGTGCGAACCGACGCGAACGAACTGCTCGAAGCGCCGACCGTGATCAACTGCGCAGGACCGCACTCGGGCTGGGTGAATCTCGTCGCCCGCTCTCCGCTCGCGCTTCAGACCGCACCGCTGCGACAGGTCGTGCTGCACGCGACCGCGACTTCTCAGGCCGAGCGGCTCGCTGCGCTGCCCGTGATCGCGGACCTTCGCCACGGTTACTACCTGCGCCCCGATCCCGAGCGCTTGCGCATCGGAGCGGTGTGGCCCGAGGACGAGACCGAGTGGATCGCCGAGGCCGACGCGCACGAGCCGACGGCCGAGCGAGCGGTGCTCCAGCGTCGGCTCGAAGCGGCGCGCAAGCGCGTGCCGTGGCTCGAGCCCGATCAGATCATGGGCCTCGTGGGGCTCTACGACGTCACAGTGCAGGACTGGTACCCGATCGTCGATCGCACCGACACGCGCGGCTACTTCGTCGCGATCGGCACCAGCGGCGCGTGGTTCAAGGCCGCCCCGGTGATCGGCTGGCTGGCCTCCGAGGTAGTGACGGCCAATGTCAGCGGCCGCAACACCGATGCGCAGCCGCTCGAGCTGACGCTGCCCAATACCGGATATCGCTTCCCGATGTCTCTGTTCTCGCGACGTCGCACTCCGGTTCCGCTGGCCTACGGTGGCGGAGTGCTGGGGTAG
- a CDS encoding DUF3142 domain-containing protein, whose protein sequence is MILASMLTMALACAAAQARSSPAPRADSCEAAWVWAGIPPGAIPQSVRTLYVYQGELVAHADGVHFTRGGPWPSAGDSRALIPVVRLRGEVEAHECVRVLESAANAWRSRGRTVPGVQLDYDAPSRRLGEYARFVREVRSNLDPALALSVTGLADWLVAARPEALDALAVAADDVVFQLYHSHHPVPRLGLYHAALARFRQPFRVGLLAGMSVPAAVRSNPRYRGSLRFIQMGVPAP, encoded by the coding sequence ATGATTCTCGCCTCGATGCTGACGATGGCGCTCGCTTGCGCGGCCGCGCAGGCACGATCGTCGCCGGCGCCCCGCGCCGATTCGTGCGAAGCCGCGTGGGTGTGGGCCGGCATTCCGCCCGGCGCGATCCCGCAGTCGGTGCGCACGCTGTACGTGTACCAGGGCGAGCTGGTCGCCCACGCCGACGGCGTGCACTTCACGCGCGGCGGTCCGTGGCCGTCCGCCGGCGACTCGCGTGCGCTCATTCCGGTGGTGCGACTTCGCGGCGAGGTGGAAGCGCACGAATGCGTGCGGGTGCTCGAGAGCGCCGCGAACGCGTGGCGTTCGCGGGGCCGAACCGTGCCGGGTGTGCAACTCGACTACGACGCGCCGTCACGACGCCTCGGCGAGTACGCCAGATTCGTGCGCGAGGTGAGAAGCAATCTGGATCCTGCTCTGGCGCTGAGTGTTACGGGACTTGCCGATTGGCTGGTGGCAGCTCGACCCGAGGCACTCGACGCGCTTGCGGTCGCCGCGGACGATGTGGTTTTTCAGCTCTACCACTCGCATCACCCGGTCCCGCGCCTTGGTCTCTATCACGCCGCACTCGCGCGCTTCCGCCAGCCGTTTCGCGTCGGCCTGCTGGCCGGCATGTCGGTGCCGGCCGCCGTGCGATCGAATCCACGCTATCGCGGAAGCCTGCGCTTCATTCAAATGGGAGTCCCTGCGCCATGA
- a CDS encoding M13 family metallopeptidase codes for MPDRPVLHARIRRLFVAATLFVLAASQPESAASKPIDPLNLDPSVSPGLDFYRFANGGWIDRNPVPADESRWGSFAVLAKSNQDLLRSVLEEAARTRSAPHGSTIQRVGDLYASAMDSVRAEIDGARPLAGELKSIARISDRDQLLDAIAHLQTLGLRAPFGVFAAPDAKQSTDVIVQVFQGGLGMPDRDYYTKTDPASQKLRDQYVAHMGRMFRMLGGDSTAAAAQAAAVMKIETELANASLTRVQRRDQEANYHKMTLDSLASLTPNLSWIRLYEGMGIADRRALNVGQPEFVKQLDRMIASVPIEDWKSYLRWNVLRSSAEYLSSAFVNENFDFFQRALSGTSEMRPRWRRALLTVDRSIGEALGELYVARTFKPEAKLRVEAMVESLRVELRERIQTLDWMGPQTKQQALAKLEAFAVKIGYPAQWRDYSGLEIDRGPLVLNVMRAQQFEYRRNIAKLGRPVDRKEWSMTPPTVNAYYNSRFNEIVFPAGILQPPFFDAEADDAVNYGGIGSVIGHELTHGFDDQGRKSDAVGNLRDWWTPEDAKRYEERSSKVERQASRFVVIDTLKINGKLTLGENLADLGGVSIAYGALQRSLANKRMPKIDGFTPAQRFFLAYAQLWRQNVRDAQAKLLLNTDPHAPGVFRTNGPLSNLPEFADAFGLEAGAPMVLPEAERARIW; via the coding sequence ATGCCCGATCGCCCTGTTCTTCACGCCCGCATTCGCCGGCTGTTCGTGGCCGCGACACTGTTCGTGCTCGCGGCCTCGCAGCCGGAGTCGGCGGCCTCCAAGCCGATCGATCCGCTCAACCTGGATCCGTCGGTCTCGCCCGGCCTCGACTTCTATCGCTTTGCGAACGGGGGTTGGATCGACCGCAATCCGGTGCCGGCCGATGAGAGCCGCTGGGGCTCGTTCGCGGTGCTCGCGAAGAGCAACCAGGATCTGCTGCGCTCGGTGCTCGAAGAAGCGGCACGCACCCGGTCGGCGCCGCACGGCAGCACGATTCAGCGCGTCGGCGACCTGTATGCGAGTGCGATGGACTCGGTGCGGGCCGAGATCGACGGCGCCCGCCCGCTGGCCGGCGAACTGAAGTCGATCGCCCGCATCTCGGATCGCGACCAGCTGCTGGATGCGATCGCTCATCTGCAGACGCTGGGCCTTCGCGCACCGTTCGGCGTGTTCGCGGCCCCCGACGCCAAGCAGAGCACCGACGTGATCGTGCAGGTGTTCCAGGGCGGGCTCGGCATGCCGGACCGCGACTACTACACCAAGACCGACCCCGCCTCGCAGAAGCTGCGCGATCAGTACGTCGCGCACATGGGCCGCATGTTCCGGATGCTGGGCGGTGACTCCACGGCGGCCGCGGCGCAGGCGGCGGCGGTGATGAAGATCGAGACCGAACTCGCGAACGCCTCGCTGACGCGCGTTCAGCGGCGCGACCAGGAGGCGAACTACCACAAGATGACGCTCGATTCGCTCGCGTCGCTCACCCCCAATCTGTCGTGGATCCGGCTCTACGAGGGCATGGGGATCGCGGATCGGCGCGCGCTCAACGTGGGGCAGCCCGAGTTCGTGAAGCAGCTCGACCGAATGATCGCGAGCGTGCCGATCGAGGACTGGAAATCGTACCTGCGCTGGAACGTGTTGCGCAGTTCCGCGGAGTACCTGAGCAGTGCCTTCGTGAACGAGAACTTCGACTTCTTCCAGCGTGCCCTGAGTGGAACCAGCGAGATGCGTCCGCGCTGGCGGCGCGCGCTGCTCACCGTCGATCGCAGCATCGGTGAGGCGCTCGGCGAGCTGTACGTCGCGCGGACCTTCAAGCCCGAAGCGAAGCTGCGAGTCGAGGCGATGGTCGAGAGCCTGCGGGTCGAGCTGCGCGAGCGCATCCAGACCCTCGACTGGATGGGCCCCCAGACCAAGCAGCAGGCGCTCGCCAAGCTCGAGGCATTCGCGGTCAAGATCGGCTACCCCGCCCAGTGGCGTGACTACTCCGGACTCGAGATCGATCGCGGACCGCTGGTGCTGAACGTGATGCGCGCCCAACAGTTCGAATACCGGCGCAACATCGCCAAGCTCGGTCGCCCGGTCGATCGCAAGGAATGGAGCATGACGCCGCCGACGGTGAACGCGTACTACAACTCGCGCTTCAACGAGATCGTGTTCCCGGCCGGCATCCTGCAGCCGCCGTTCTTCGACGCGGAGGCCGACGACGCGGTCAACTACGGCGGCATCGGCTCGGTGATCGGGCACGAGCTGACGCACGGCTTCGACGACCAGGGCCGCAAGTCGGACGCGGTCGGAAACCTGCGCGACTGGTGGACACCCGAGGACGCGAAGCGCTACGAGGAGCGCTCGTCGAAGGTCGAACGCCAGGCGAGCCGCTTCGTGGTGATCGACACGCTCAAGATCAACGGCAAGCTCACGCTCGGCGAGAACCTCGCGGACCTCGGCGGCGTGAGCATCGCGTACGGCGCCCTGCAGCGTTCGCTCGCGAACAAGCGCATGCCGAAGATCGACGGCTTCACGCCCGCGCAGCGGTTCTTCCTCGCCTACGCGCAGCTGTGGCGTCAGAACGTGCGCGACGCGCAGGCGAAGCTGCTGCTGAACACCGATCCGCACGCACCGGGAGTGTTTCGAACCAATGGACCGCTCTCGAACCTGCCCGAGTTCGCGGACGCGTTCGGTCTCGAGGCGGGCGCGCCCATGGTGCTTCCGGAAGCGGAGCGCGCCCGCATCTGGTGA
- a CDS encoding sulfurtransferase, translating to MSKHAQSEVLVTTDWVKANLDAPSIKLVEVDVDTLAYDAGHIAGAIGFNWQTQLQDRVRRDILSKETFEQLMGDHGIGNDDIVVLYGDNNNWFAAYAFWLFRIYGHRDVRLMNGGRVKWLAEDDKALTVVKPTIAKTRYVAREPDRSLRALVVDVLRAVEGGSHNLIDVRSPDEFTGKLLAPPGLSETAQRAGHVPGARSVPWSRAVNPDGTFKSVDELRTLYLGDAQLDPAKPTIAYCRIGERSSHTWFVLTYLLDLKDVRNYDGSWTEYGSMIGVPIERDPVEALATTS from the coding sequence ATGTCGAAGCACGCGCAATCGGAAGTGCTGGTCACCACCGACTGGGTGAAGGCGAATCTCGACGCGCCGTCGATCAAGCTGGTCGAAGTCGATGTGGACACCCTCGCCTACGACGCCGGTCACATCGCGGGCGCGATCGGCTTCAACTGGCAGACGCAGCTGCAGGATCGCGTGCGCCGGGACATCCTGTCGAAGGAGACCTTCGAGCAATTGATGGGCGACCACGGGATCGGAAACGACGACATCGTGGTGCTGTATGGCGACAACAACAACTGGTTCGCGGCCTACGCGTTCTGGTTGTTCCGCATCTACGGACATCGCGACGTGCGCCTCATGAACGGCGGGCGCGTGAAGTGGCTCGCCGAAGACGACAAGGCGCTCACGGTCGTGAAGCCCACGATCGCGAAGACCCGGTATGTGGCACGCGAGCCCGATCGCTCGCTACGGGCGCTGGTCGTCGACGTGCTGCGGGCGGTCGAGGGCGGGAGTCACAACCTGATCGACGTGCGCAGCCCCGACGAATTTACAGGCAAGCTGCTGGCGCCTCCCGGCCTCTCCGAGACGGCCCAGCGCGCGGGTCACGTGCCCGGAGCGCGCAGCGTGCCCTGGTCGCGTGCCGTCAACCCGGACGGCACGTTCAAGTCCGTCGACGAGCTGCGAACCCTCTATCTGGGCGATGCCCAGCTCGATCCCGCCAAACCGACGATCGCCTACTGTCGCATCGGGGAGCGCTCGAGCCACACCTGGTTCGTGCTCACTTACCTGCTCGACCTGAAGGACGTCCGCAACTACGACGGATCGTGGACCGAGTACGGCTCGATGATCGGAGTGCCGATCGAGCGCGACCCGGTGGAAGCGCTCGCGACCACTTCGTAG
- a CDS encoding cysteine synthase family protein translates to MNHQTRVYDDILELLPDVDHPTPLVRIRRLAPVTGFELHAKLEWMNPFGSVKDRAAAYLLRDLVRQGKLVPGRSAVEATSGNTGLSMAGIAAALGVGMRAVVPNRVPLEKKVLLRIAGAELDVINDAVCPSPGMGEGSINLARTRARAEPDRYVMPNQYENELNARAHYETTGPEIWRQTAGRVTHLFVTLGTCGTAMGCGRFLKERNPRVKLIALQPSEGHDVPGLRNVSELGVSRLFDPAMIDELIEIDFELAYTRALELARGEGLMAGPSAGLVFEGACRVAERGGAGVGVMIFPDNAFKYISSFVKHLPQLAEGTTADRREHASRTTE, encoded by the coding sequence ATGAATCATCAGACGCGTGTCTACGACGACATTCTCGAGCTGCTGCCCGACGTGGATCATCCGACGCCGCTGGTGCGCATTCGCCGTCTGGCGCCCGTGACGGGCTTCGAGCTGCACGCCAAGCTCGAGTGGATGAACCCGTTCGGCTCGGTAAAGGACCGGGCGGCGGCCTACCTGCTGCGGGACCTCGTGAGGCAGGGCAAGCTCGTGCCCGGTCGTTCCGCGGTCGAGGCGACTTCGGGAAACACCGGGCTCAGCATGGCGGGCATTGCGGCCGCCCTCGGTGTGGGGATGCGCGCCGTGGTTCCGAACCGGGTGCCGCTCGAGAAGAAAGTGCTGCTGCGCATCGCCGGCGCCGAACTCGACGTGATCAACGACGCGGTGTGCCCGAGTCCCGGCATGGGCGAGGGGTCGATCAACCTGGCGCGCACGCGCGCCAGGGCCGAACCGGATCGCTACGTGATGCCGAACCAGTACGAGAACGAGCTCAACGCGCGAGCCCACTACGAGACCACCGGCCCCGAGATCTGGCGCCAGACCGCCGGCCGCGTGACGCACCTGTTCGTGACGCTCGGCACCTGCGGGACCGCGATGGGTTGCGGCCGGTTCTTGAAGGAGCGCAATCCACGGGTGAAGCTGATCGCGCTGCAGCCGAGCGAGGGGCACGACGTGCCCGGCCTGCGCAACGTGTCGGAGCTCGGAGTTTCCAGGCTGTTCGACCCCGCGATGATCGACGAGCTGATCGAGATCGACTTCGAACTCGCCTACACACGTGCGCTCGAACTGGCACGCGGCGAAGGGCTGATGGCCGGTCCGAGCGCCGGACTGGTGTTCGAGGGCGCGTGTCGAGTGGCCGAGCGCGGGGGCGCGGGAGTCGGCGTGATGATCTTTCCGGACAATGCATTCAAGTACATCTCGAGCTTCGTCAAACACCTTCCACAGCTGGCCGAGGGGACGACGGCCGACCGTCGTGAACACGCGTCACGGACGACCGAATGA
- a CDS encoding DEAD/DEAH box helicase, whose protein sequence is MTTSVTFESLGLPEKLVRNLRSVGYENPTPIQARAIPLILPGRDLVAAAQTGSGKTAAFLLPILVRLLTAGDRLRGLVLVPTRELAAQVEQAAQKYARHTGIRVASVYGGVPIGPQERVLRHEGVDLLIATPGRLLDLNGRQSVSLQDVEVLVLDEADRMVDMGFAPDLRRILHLLPSHRQTLMFSATMPTELNKVASEALNKPQRLEISPPSKPVESVSQAFYPVSRHLKANLLEEILQRAERGSTIVFARTKRGADRLTRILHDRGLDADVLHGDRSQGQRERTMLKFRRGRVDILVATDIASRGIDVTDVTHVINFDVPLSPEDYVHRIGRTGRMHSTGDALTLVSPEEEKDANAIERHIGHKVTRRKLSDFDYGRVAPPRGANAGGGRGGAREPREERGRVRRSASREGAPARASHARDTAAPARGRSSHAATGRSSSGESKPAGESRSGGHAKPAASHGRRPKPARDGRRR, encoded by the coding sequence GTGACCACCAGCGTCACCTTCGAATCGCTCGGACTTCCCGAGAAACTGGTCCGCAACCTCCGCTCGGTCGGCTACGAGAATCCGACGCCGATCCAGGCTCGCGCGATTCCGCTCATTCTTCCCGGCCGCGATCTGGTCGCGGCCGCTCAGACCGGCAGCGGCAAGACTGCCGCATTTCTGCTTCCGATCCTGGTCCGGTTGCTGACCGCCGGGGACCGGCTGCGTGGCCTGGTTCTGGTGCCGACTCGTGAACTCGCGGCGCAGGTCGAGCAGGCGGCGCAGAAATACGCGCGTCACACCGGCATTCGCGTGGCATCCGTTTACGGCGGCGTGCCGATCGGACCGCAGGAGCGCGTGCTCAGGCACGAGGGCGTGGACCTGTTGATCGCCACTCCCGGACGCCTGCTGGACCTCAACGGCCGTCAAAGCGTCAGCCTTCAGGACGTCGAAGTTCTGGTGCTCGACGAAGCCGATCGCATGGTCGACATGGGGTTTGCCCCCGACCTGCGGCGCATCCTGCATCTGCTTCCGAGCCATCGTCAGACGCTGATGTTCTCCGCCACCATGCCGACCGAGCTGAACAAGGTCGCGAGCGAAGCGCTGAACAAGCCGCAGCGACTCGAGATCTCGCCGCCTTCCAAGCCGGTGGAATCGGTCTCGCAGGCGTTCTATCCGGTCTCGCGCCACTTGAAGGCGAACCTGCTCGAAGAAATCCTGCAGCGTGCCGAACGCGGCAGCACGATCGTGTTCGCGCGCACCAAGCGCGGAGCGGACCGGCTGACCCGCATCCTGCATGATCGCGGTCTCGACGCCGACGTGCTGCACGGCGATCGCAGCCAGGGTCAGCGCGAGCGCACCATGCTCAAGTTCCGCCGCGGTCGGGTGGACATTCTGGTGGCGACCGACATCGCCTCGCGGGGCATCGACGTGACCGACGTCACGCACGTCATCAACTTCGACGTGCCGCTGTCACCCGAGGACTACGTGCACCGCATCGGCCGCACCGGTCGCATGCACTCGACCGGCGATGCGCTGACGCTGGTGAGCCCCGAGGAAGAGAAGGACGCGAATGCGATCGAGCGTCACATCGGGCACAAGGTCACGCGCCGCAAGCTGAGCGATTTCGACTACGGCCGCGTGGCTCCGCCGCGCGGTGCGAACGCCGGTGGAGGGCGCGGTGGTGCGCGCGAACCTCGCGAGGAACGTGGTCGCGTTCGGCGCAGCGCGAGTCGCGAAGGTGCTCCGGCGCGTGCGTCGCACGCCCGCGACACCGCCGCTCCGGCGCGCGGTCGCAGCTCGCATGCGGCGACCGGTCGGTCGTCGTCCGGCGAGTCGAAGCCGGCCGGAGAATCGCGCTCGGGCGGACACGCGAAGCCTGCTGCATCGCACGGGCGGCGTCCCAAGCCCGCGCGTGACGGCCGGAGGCGTTAG
- a CDS encoding YebC/PmpR family DNA-binding transcriptional regulator encodes MGRIFEARKHVMFARWDRMSKAFARVGKQIAIAVRAGGPNPDDNSTLRRVIQNARQVNMPKDKVEAAIKRALGNDQANYEEIVYEAYAPHGVAILIEAATDNVTRTAGSIRSRLYKGNGNLGSTGSVAFQFKRMGVFRLKPEGLEPEALELDLIDHGLDEMGESTGEKGEAQLVVRCAFADFGQLQKALEDRKLVPLSAESEYIATTPIELPEAQATEVMKLVDLLEQDDDVQKVFHNLA; translated from the coding sequence ATGGGACGCATTTTCGAAGCACGCAAACACGTCATGTTCGCCCGCTGGGACCGCATGTCCAAGGCGTTTGCGCGTGTCGGCAAGCAGATCGCGATCGCGGTGCGGGCCGGTGGCCCGAATCCCGACGACAATTCCACCCTGCGGCGCGTCATTCAGAACGCGCGGCAGGTCAACATGCCGAAGGACAAGGTCGAGGCCGCGATCAAGCGCGCGCTCGGCAACGACCAGGCGAACTACGAGGAAATCGTCTACGAAGCGTACGCACCACATGGAGTCGCGATCCTGATCGAGGCCGCGACCGACAACGTCACCCGCACTGCCGGAAGCATCCGCAGTCGCCTCTACAAGGGCAACGGAAACCTCGGCAGCACCGGAAGCGTGGCGTTCCAGTTCAAGCGCATGGGTGTCTTCCGCTTGAAACCCGAGGGCCTCGAACCCGAAGCCCTGGAACTCGATCTGATCGATCACGGTCTCGACGAAATGGGCGAGAGCACCGGAGAGAAGGGCGAGGCGCAGCTGGTAGTCCGTTGCGCGTTCGCCGACTTCGGGCAACTTCAGAAGGCCCTCGAGGACCGCAAGCTCGTGCCGCTCTCCGCCGAGTCCGAGTACATCGCGACGACTCCGATCGAACTGCCCGAAGCGCAGGCGACCGAAGTCATGAAACTCGTGGACCTGCTGGAGCAGGACGACGACGTGCAAAAGGTGTTTCACAACCTGGCCTGA